Proteins co-encoded in one Arachis stenosperma cultivar V10309 chromosome 7, arast.V10309.gnm1.PFL2, whole genome shotgun sequence genomic window:
- the LOC130939775 gene encoding uncharacterized protein LOC130939775, whose product MAEENQCMQNQIAQLEQARLEHNNDNREHENDERRSIPTHVSDTPQRGDDEEPQNEDPEDEGENPDNSVGPFTAEIMNFQLPRQFTLPTTLTPYDGLGDPKQHVKKFRSIMIVNGASDPILCRCFPSFLDGPALDWFCSLPADSISRFQELAKQFEDHFAASAIYLHDSDYLTTIKQGPQESLKDYITRFTKVAMSIPDLHPEVHLHAIKSGLRPGKFQETIAVSKPKTLAEFREKAKGQIDIEELRQARKSEKPTFRDDEKARDTKKGFKPVPRYESYTQFNTKRDDIIKEILNSKLIKPPRKAGHYPEPKNIDKSKYCTFHQKHGHTTDECVIAKDLLERLARQGHLDKFITGHMEKRTASRSEQPSAGQSSKEKDKAPAQPRGVINCISGGYASGGSSSSARKRTYRAMLMVEGADQSSEVIPDVPELTFRPTDLNYRHTNYDDPVVISIQLGDLIVRKTLLDPGSSADVLFFATFQKMKLSTNILQPYSGDLVGFSGERVPVLGSVWLQTTLGDEPLSKTQDIQYLVVDCFSPYNVILGRPFLNKFAAIVSTYHLCVKFPVQDGRIATIHGDLQEARQCYNISLKPIKRNVEARINSIQSEQPILTELDPRADFLERPMPNEELQKITLTDDPSKFTFIGTSMKEEAKVQITNFLRANADLFAWTSGDMPGISPSVITHKLAVSPAARPISQKKRNLGAEKRAASMAEVNKLLEARFIREIRFTTWLANVVMVKKNNGKWRMCVDFTDLNKACPKDAYPLPCIDTLVDNSCGYDTLSFMDAYSGYNQILMHPSDQEKTAFITEYGNYCYNVMPFGLKNAGATYQRLMNRIFNKQIGRNIEVYVDDMVAKTKVGQSHIQDLEEIFAQIRQYNMRLNPEKCAFGVKGGKFLGFILTSRGIEANPEKCQAILNMGSPKTAKDVQRLTGRLAALSRFLPCLALRSFDFFQCLKKNAKSFSWDEKCEEAFLDLKNFLSKPPILQKPKLGEPLYLYLSVTELTMSSALVKEDGKDQQPIYFVSKTLQNAELRYPKLEKLLLALVFSARRLRPYFQSHTVIVRTEYPLRQILSKPELAGRLTKWSIELSEFDIQFQPRGSIKSQSLADFVAEFTNTPPEEGRQLWTLYVDGASNPKGAGAGILLESSDGIILEHSLRFSFKASNNQAEYEALIAGLRLATDLNIYDLKVFCDSLLVVQQTNQTFQTKDPVLSQYLKIVHSLLSKFSHIEISHIPREQNHRADVLSKLATTQAHTATLLQSTLDKPSIELEQILNVMAKDGWQQPYIQYFLNGTIPEGIENKAKFRRQASFFTLINNTLYRRGYSRPLLKCLDRAEADLLLAEAHEGICGLHSGARSLAQKALRAGFYWPTIWEDSKHKVRTCDNCQKHSPIINMPAEHLHHSEVSWPFNRWGIDILGPFPTAPRQVKFLVVAIDYFSKWIEAQPLAKITSSQMISFVWKHIICRFGIPGHIVTDNGRQFTDSTFKEFLQNLKVKQHFSSVEHPQSNGLAEAANKIVLQALRKKLDNAKGLWAELIPEVFWAYNTTIHSTTKETPFRLVYGSEAMIPIEITQSSIRTLAEDHDKSRQAELDLIEEIRETAAVRHRALQQQVGRRYDRRVVPRTFNIGDLVLRKTEQARRPPSHGKLAATWDGPYRIAEVLGRGAYRLEQMDGTQIPSTWNVNSLKQYFS is encoded by the coding sequence ATGGCGGAGGAAAACCAGTGTATGCAGAATCAAATAGCACAATTGGAACAAGCTCGCTTAGAGCATAATAATGATAACCGCGAACACGAGAATGACGAACGACGATCAATACCTACCCACGTTTCTGACACGCCACAGCGTGGAGATGACGAAGAGCCACAGAATGAAGACCCCGAAGATGAAGGGGAAAACCCCGACAACTCTGTAGGACCATTCACAGCCGAGATAATGAATTTCCAACTGCCAAGACAGTTCACCCTGCCGACCACATTAACTCCATACGACGGGCTTGGAGACCCCAAACAGCACGTTAAAAAATTCCGATCAATCATGATCGTTAACGGTGCCTCTGATCCTATTTTATGCCGatgttttccttcttttttagATGGTCCTGCACTTGACTGGTTTTGTTCTTTGCCTGCAGATTCCATCTCACGATTTCAGGAGCTGGCCAAACAATTTGAGGACCATTTTGCAGCCTCGGCCATATACCTCCACGATTCAGATTATTTAACAACCATCAAGCAAGGCCCGCAGGAGAGTTTAAAGGATTATATAACTCGGTTCACCAAGGTTGCCATGAGCATCCCAGATCTCCATCCTGAAGTGCACCTCCACGCCATTAAGAGCGGCCTCCGACCAGGAAAATTCCAAGAAACTATTGCGGTGTCTAAACCCAAGACCTTAGCTGAGTTCCGCGAAAAGGCCAAGGGGCAGATAGATATCGAAGAACTTCGCCAGGCACGCAAGTCGGAAAAGCCTACCTTTAGAGACGACGAAAAAGCTCGGGATACCAAGAAGGGCTTCAAACCGGTCCCCCGTTACGAATCATACACTCAGTTTAACACCAAAAGGGACGACATCATTAAAGAGATTCTGAATTCTAAACTAATTAAACCGCCCCGCAAGGCAGGACATTACCCCGAGCCCAAGAACATTGACAAGTCAAAGTACTGCACCTTTCACCAGAAGCATGGACACACAACCGATGAGTGTGTCATTGCCAAAGATCTCCTCGAAAGATTAGCTCGCCAAGGCCATCTCGATAAATTTATCACAGGCCATATGGAAAAAAGAACGGCGTCCCGTTCCGAACAACCCTCGGCAGGCCAgtcatcaaaagaaaaagataaggcCCCAGCTCAACCACGAGGGGTCATAAACTGTATTTCCGGAGGTTATGCAAGTGGTGGAAGTTCAAGTTCGGCCAGAAAGCGAACGTACCGAGCTATGCTAATGGTAGAAGGCGCTGATCAAAGCTCGGAAGTAATTCCGGATGTCCCAGAGCTGACATTTCGCCCTACAGACCTCAACTACAGACACACCAACTATGACGACCCTGTAGTCATCTCTATCCAATTAGGCGACCTCATTGTTCGGAAAACATTGCTCGATCCAGGGAGTAGTGCTGATGTACTTTTTTTTGCGACATTTCAAAAAATGAAACTGAGCACTAACATTTTGCAGCCATATTCAGGAGATCTCGTCGGATTCTCGGGAGAGCGAGTCCCTGTCCTAGGCTCGGTATGGTTACAAACCACACTGGGCGACGAACCATTATCCAAAACACAGGACATCCAATACCTGGTCGTAGACTGTTTCAGCCCTTATAACGTTATTTTAGGGAGACCATTTTTAAACAAATTTGCTGCTATTGTTTCAACATATCACCTCTGTGTTAAATTTCCTGTGCAGGATGGTAGAATTGCAACCATACATGGTGACCTCCAGGAAGCTCGGCAATGCTATAACATAAGCCTGAAGCCTATCAAAAGAAACGTTGAAGCTCGGATCAACTCAATTCAATCCGAGCAACCGATCTTGACAGAGTTAGATCCAAGGGCCGATTTTCTTGAACGCCCTATGCCAAATGAGGAGCTTCAAAAGATCACCTTAACCGACGATCCATCAAAATTTACATTCATCGGAACATCAATGAAGGAGGAGGCTAAAGTGCAAATAACAAACTTTCTACGTGCAAACGCCGACCTTTTCGCGTGGACTTCAGGGGACATGCCGGGGATCAGTCCATCAGTGATAACGCATAAGCTGGCTGTTAGTCCGGCCGCTCGACCAATCTCCCAAAAGAAGAGAAACCTCGGCGCCGAGAAACGAGCAGCTTCCATGGCTGAGGTAAATAAGCTCCTCGAGGCAAGGTTCATCCGCGAAATCAGATTCACCACCTGGCTTGCCAACGTCGTTATGGTAAAAAAGAATAACGGTAAATGGCGCATGTGCGTCGATTTCACTGACTTAAATAAAGCATGCCCAAAAGATGCTTATCCTTTGCCTTGCATAGACACATTAGTTGATAATTCCTGTGGATATGAcactttaagttttatggaTGCATATTCGGGTTATAATCAAATCCTTATGCATCCATCTGACCAAGAAAAAACAGCTTTCATAACTGAATACGGAAATTATTGCTATAATGttatgccttttggtttaaagaatgcaggagcaaCGTACCAACGATTGATGAACAGGATTTTCAACAAACAAATAGGCAGAAATATcgaggtatacgtcgacgataTGGTCGCCAAGACCAAGGTCGGCCAGTCACACATTCAAGATCTCGAAGAAATATTTGCCCAAATCAGGCAGTATAACATGCGGCTAAACCCGGAAAAGTGTGCCTTTGGGGTAAAAGGGGGAAAGTTCCTCGGTTTCATTCTAACAAGTCGGGGAATCGAAGCGAACCCAGAAAAGTGTCAGGCGATACTTAACATGGGCAGTCCAAAGACGGCAAAGGATGTCCAAAGGTTGACAGGGAGATTAGCAGCACTGTCGAGATTCCTACCATGCTTGGCCTTGAGATCTTTCGACTTTTTCCAGTGTCTAAAGAAAAACGCAAAGAGCTTTTCCTGGGACGAAAAATGCGAAGAAGCATTCCTGGACCTGAAAAATTTCCTATCCAAGCCACCCATCTTGCAGAAACCAAAGCTCGGCGAACCCTTATACCTCTACTTATCTGTCACCGAGTTAACCATGAGTTCAGCCCTCGTTAAAGAAGATGGAAAAGACCAGCAACCAATATATTTTGTAAGCAAGACACTACAGAATGCAGAGCTTAGATATCCAAAGCTTGAGAAGCTCCTTCTAGCACTTGTATTCTCGGCAAGACGCCTCCGACCATATTTTCAAAGTCACACAGTCATCGTCCGAACTGAATATCCGCTCAGGCAAATCCTCTCTAAGCCCGAGCTGGCGGGCCGACTAACTAAATGGTCAATCGAACTCTCTGAGTTCGACATACAATTCCAACCAAGGGGATCCATCAAGTCGCAGTCTTTAGCCGATTTTGTGGCAGAGTTTACAAATACTCCACCAGAAGAGGGACGTCAGTTATGGACGTTATACGTCGATGGAGCCTCAAATCCTAAAGGGGCAGGAGCAGGAATACTACTAGAAAGCTCCGACGGTATAATCCTCGAACACTCACTCAGATTCTCGTTCAAAGCCAGCAATAATCAAGCTgaatacgaagccctcataGCTGGGCTCAGGTTAGCCACAGATTTAAACATTTATGATCTAAAGGTTTTCTGTGATTCTTTATTAGTTGTGCAACAGACAAATCAAACCTTCCAAACAAAAGATCCAGTTCTCTCACAGTATTTAAAAATCGTTCACAGTTTATTAAGCAAATTCTCACATATAGAAATATCTCACATACCCAGAGAACAGAACCATAGGGCAGACGTTCTATCCAAACTAGCAACAACACAAGCACACACGGCCACACTTTTACAATCAACCTTAGATAAGCCGAGCATTGAGTTAGAACAAATTCTTAACGTCATGGCCAAAGACGGTTGGCAACAACCTTATATTCAATACTTCCTTAACGGAACTATTCCAGAAGGCATTGAAAATAAGGCCAAATTCAGAAGGCAAGCTTCTTTCTTCACATTGATTAATAACACTCTGTATAGGCGAGGATATTCTCGACCATTGTTGAAATGTTTAGACAGAGCAGAAGCCGATCTTCTCTTAGCAGAAGCCCATGAAGGAATCTGCGGCTTACATTCAGGAGCTCGAAGCCTGGCACAGAAGGCTCTacgagcaggattctattggccaacaaTATGGGAAGACAGTAAACATAAGGTCAGAACCTGCGACAACTGTCAAAAACACTCACCGATCATCAATATGCCTGCCGAACATCTCCACCACTCAGAGGTAAGTTGGCCATTCAACAGATGGGGAATAGATATACTCGGCCCCTTCCCCACCGCTCCAAGACAGGTAAAATTTTTGGTAGTTGCAATAGATTACTTCTCTAAATGGATTGAGGCTCAGCCGCTTGCAAAAATCACCTCTTCACAAATGATAAGTTTCGTATGGAAACATATAATTTGTAGATTTGGTATACCTGGCCATATCGTCACAGATAATGGTCGGCAATTTACTGACAGTACTTTCAAAGAATTTTTACAGAACTTAAAAGTAAAGCAACACTTTTCCTCTGTGGAACACCCGCAGTCCAACGGCCTGGCAGAAGCGGCAAACAAGATCGTCCTTCAAGCATTAAGGAAAAAGCTTGATAACGCAAAAGGCCTATGGGCCGAACTTATCCCTGAGGTTTTTTGGGCATATAACacaacaattcattcaacaACAAAGGAAACTCCGTTCAGACTCGTCTATGGATCAGAAGCAATGATTCCGATCGAAATAACCCAAAGCTCTATACGGACATTAGCCGAAGACCATGACAAGTCAAGACAAGCAGAGCTAGACCTAATTGAAGAAATTAGAGAAACAGCAGCAGTTCGGCACAGAGCCCTACAGCAACAGGTAGGCCGACGATATGATCGGCGCGTGGTTCCAAGAACGTTCAACATCGGAGACTTAGTACTTCGGAAAACTGAACAAGCTCGGCGACCCCCTTCTCATGGAAAGCTCGCTGCCACCTGGGACGGCCCATACCGAATTGCTGAGGTACTGGGCCGGGGAGCATATAGGCTAGAGCAAATGGACGGCACACAGATTCCAAGCACATGGAACGTCAACTCTTTAAAGCAATATTTCAGTTAA